The Thunnus thynnus chromosome 2, fThuThy2.1, whole genome shotgun sequence genome includes a region encoding these proteins:
- the star gene encoding steroidogenic acute regulatory protein, mitochondrial: MLPATFKLCAGISYRHMRNMTGLRKNAMVAIHHELNRLAGPGPSKWISQVRRRSSLLSSRIEEEEGYNEEEMSYVKQGEDALKKAISILSEQEGWTVEIVAANGDKVLSKMLPDIGKVFKLEVMLEQHPDSLYEELVGNMEQMGEWNPNVKQVKILQKIGQDTMVTHEVSAETPGNVVGPRDFVSVRCAKRRGSSCFLAGMSTQHPKMPEQRGVVRAENGPTCIVMKPCAEDPNKTKFTWLLNIDLKGWIPKTIINKVLSQTQVDFANHLRQRMANNVSMEMAHAC, encoded by the exons atgctgcctgcaacCTTCAAACTGTGTGCTGGCATCTCCTACCGGCATATGAGGAACATGACAG GTTTGAGAAAGAATGCAATGGTGGCCATTCACCATGAGCTGAACAGACTGGCAGGTCCAGGCCCCAGTAAATGGATCAGCCAAGTCCGCCGACGAAGCTCCCTTCTCA gTTCTCGGatcgaggaggaggaagggtaCAACGAGGAGGAGATGTCCTATGTGAAGCAAGGTGAGGATGCACTGAAGAAGGCCATCAGCATCCTCAGCGAACAAGAGGGCTGGACCGTTGAAATTGTGGCT GCGAATGGAGACAAAGTCCTGAGTAAGATGTTGCCTGACATTGGTAAGGTGTTCAAGCTGGAGGTGATGTTGGAGCAGCACCCAGACAGTCTTTACGAAGAGCTTGTGGGAAACATGGAGCAAATGGGGGAGTGGAACCCAAATGTCAAACAGGTCAAg ATCCTTCAAAAGATTGGCCAGGACACCATGGTTACCCATGAGGTGTCTGCAGAGACACCTGGCAACGTTGTGGGGCCAAGGGACTTTGTCAGCGTTCGCTGTGCCAAGCGTCGAGGCTCTTCCTGCTTCCTGGCTGGAATGTCCACTCAGCACCCGAAAATGCCTGAGCAGAGGGGTGTGGTGAG AGCGGAGAATGGGCCCACCTGCATAGTTATGAAGCCCTGCGCTGAAGACCCAAATAAGACCAAGTTCACCTGGTTACTAAATATAGATCTAAAG GGCTGGATCCCAAAGACAATCATAAACAAAGTGCTCTCTCAGACGCAGGTGGACTTTGCCAACCACCTCAGGCAAAGGATGGCTAATAACGTTTCTATGGAGATGGCTCATGCCTGCTGA
- the grk5l gene encoding G protein-coupled receptor kinase 5, with translation MELENIVANTVLLKAREGGGGKRKGRSKKWKEILRFPHISQCTEQGNSVERDYVSICEKQPIGRLLFRLYCETRPKLQRCIQLLDAMEDYEVTPDEKRKSRGDQIIKTFLSKQSPQRVDIAEVFADQCRENLELSPCKEIFSNCRKAVHDYLSGAPFADYQNSMYFDRFLQWKMLERQPITKDTFRQYRVLGKGGFGEVCACQVRATGKMYACKKLEKKRIKKRKGESMALNEKQILEKVNSRFVVSLAYAYETKDALCLVLTIMNGGDLKFHIYNMGTPGFEKDRVQFYAAQICCGLEHLHRESIVYRDLKPENILLDDNGHIRVSDLGLAIKVPEGELIRGRVGTVGYMAPEVINNEKYSMSPDWWGLGCLIYEMTAGRSPFRARKERVKREEVERRVQEEEEEYNDKFTEDTKAICRMLLTKDPKQRLGCQADRAAGVKAHSFFKNINFKRLEAGIVEPPFVPDPRAVYCKDVLDIEQFSTVKGVNLDQTDNDFYSKFATGSVSIPWQNEMIETECFRDLNVFGPQGTRPPDLDWNQPPEPPRRSLLDRIFRRHHPEVSISHSRVQSSSVNSVDSMSNSAP, from the exons gtggaggaggaaagCGGAAAGGGAGGAGCAAAAAATGGAAGGAGATCCTTCGCTTCCCCCATATAAGCCAGTGCACTGAGCAGGGAAACAGCGTTG AGAGGGACTATGTCAGCATCTGTGAGAAACAGCCTATCGGACGGCTTCTCTTCCGTCTTTACTGTGAGACCAGACCTAAACTGCAACGATGCATCCAGCTACTGGATGCAAtg GAAGACTACGAGGTGACACCTGATGAAAaaaggaagagcagaggagaccAGATCATCAAGACTTTTCTCTCAAAACAA TCACCCCAGCGTGTAGACATTGCAGAGGTCTTTGCCGACCAGTGCAGAGAGAACCTCGAGCTCAGTCCATGTAAGGAGATCTTCAGCAACTGCCGCAA GGCTGTCCATGACTACTTGAGCGGCGCTCCTTTCGCGGACTACCAGAACAGCATGTACTTTGACCGCTTCCTGCAGTGGAAGATGCTGGAGAG GCAACCAATCACTAAAGACACGTTCAGACAGTACCGAGTGCTGGGGAAGGGGGGATTCGGAGAG GTGTGTGCTTGCCAGGTTAGAGCTACGGGGAAGATGTACGCCTGTAAGAAGCTGGAGAAGAAGAGGATcaagaagaggaaaggagagtCCATGGCGCTCAACGAGAAGCAGATCTTAGAGAAAGTCAATAGTAGATTTGTT GTGAGCTTAGCGTATGCATATGAGACTAAAGACGCTCTGTGTCTGGTGCTGACCATCATGAACGGTGGAGACCTGAAGTTTCACATCTACAACATGGGCACGCCAGGCTTCGAGAAGGACAGGGTCCAGTTTTACGCCGCTCAAATCTGCTGTGGACTCGAGCATCTGCACAGGGAATCCATCGTCTACAG GGAtttgaaaccagagaatatccTACTAGATGACAATG GACACATCCGCGTTTCAGACCTGGGGCTGGCCATCAAAGTGCCTGAAGGAGAACTCATCAGAGGAAGGGTGGGGACAGTTGGCTACATGG CTCCGGAGGTGATAAACAATGAAAAGTACAGCATGAGTCCTGATTGGTGGGGGCTGGGCTGTCTCATTTACGAGATGACCGCCGGACGATCCCCCTTCCGCGCCCGCAAGGAACGCGTGAAacgggaggaggtggagaggagggtgcaggaggaggaagaggagtacAACGACAAGTTTACAGAGGACACCAAGGCCATCTGTAGAATG CTGCTGACCAAAGACCCTAAGCAGAGGCTGGGGTGCCAGGCGGACAGAGCAGCGGGCGTCAAGGCCCACTCGTTCTTCAAAAACATCAACTTCAAGAGGCTAGAGGCTGGAATAGTAGAGCCTCCGTTTGTGCCTGAT CCTCGGGCAGTGTACTGTAAGGATGTGTTGGACATAGAGCAGTTCTCCACAGTCAAGGGAGTAAATTTGGACCAAACTGACAATGACTTCTACTCCAAATTTGCTACAGGCAGCGTTTCCATCCCATGGCAGAATGAG ATGATAGAAACTGAGTGTTTCAGAGATTTGAATGTGTTCGGGCCTCAAGGGACGCGACCTCCGGATCTTGACTGGAATCAGCCACCGGAGCCGCCCAGACGCAGCCTGCTGGACAGGATCTTCAGGAGGCAT CACCCAGAGGTGTCTATTTCCCACAGCCGCGTGCAGTCTTCCAGTGTAAACTCAGTGGACTCCATGTCCAactctgccccctag
- the elmod3 gene encoding ELMO domain-containing protein 3, translating to MEEDIDVTSHPEGLNGLSHECKPLEEITNGHSNHKPVMNGLIIGHNVKDNTNGSAPLRSLPISALKQNGLLQTLAAGGDQLKPAEEDVELEKARQEWEALENIQPALTEDSNPTPLISFNEALQYFQTTDLGDLLKNIQPTIRRTGLAAITHFLFGPPRLHRELLEERDLVFAIAQCHVDNSQTVHMRVLQTIYKRLLGSRLDCPRFGTHWENIGFQGTDPATDLRGTGFLGLMHTLYFVMDPETLPLARDIYKLSQHPTQNFPFSVMSINMTRIALQVLREEALSKECNRRQQVVGVLNEFYVATYLHLYQLWKTQQKTIADSGFVLKEVELFAKKNPKQMLRRLEVFLKERRAGGIPRGTSPDPQAQQHSPSLGERRARAGTGQGSKGKEMHFTGVCDLPPDMEGEARLI from the exons ATGGAAGAAGACATTGATGTCACATCCCACCCTGAG GGCCTGAACGGTTTGTCCCATGAATGTAAACCATTAGAGGAGATCACCAATGGACACTCCAACCATAAGCCT gTCATGAATGGACTGATTATCGGTCATAATGTCAAAGACAACACCAACGGCAGCGCACCGCTCAGATCCCTGCCG ATTTCAGCACTGAAGCAGAATGGTCTTCTGCAGACACTGGCAGCCGGAGGGGACCAGCTGAAGCctgcag AAGAAGATGTAGAGTTGGAAAAGGCCAGACAGGAGTGGGAAGCTCTGGAGAACATCCAACCAG CTCTCACAGAGGACTCAAACCCAACCCCGCTCATCTCCTTCAATGAAGCCCTGCAGTACTTCCAGACCACAGACCTCGGGGACTTGCTA AAGAACATCCAGCCAACCATTCGCAGGACAGGACTCGCTGCAATCACACACTTCCTCTTTGGACCGCCACGACTGCACAGGGAACTCCTGGAGGAGAGGGATCTGGTCTTTGCCATCGCACAGT GCCATGTGGACAACAGCCAGACAGTCCACATGCGTGTTCTCCAGACCATTTATAAGAGGCTGCTTGGCAGCAGGCTGGACTGTCCTCGCTTTGGGACGCACTGGGAAAACATCGGCTTTCAGG gTACAGATCCAGCCACTGACCTCCGTGGCACTGGTTTCCTGGGACTGATGCATACTCTGTACTTTGTGATGGATCCAGAGACTCTACCATTGGCTAGAGACATCTACAAGTTATCACAACACCCTACACAG AACTTTCCATTCAGTGTGATGTCAATCAACATGACCCGCATCGCTCTGCAAGTACTCAGAGAGGAAGCCTTGTCCAA GGAGTGCAATCGTCGTCAGCAAGTGGTCGGTGTGTTGAATGAGTTCTACGTTGCCACGTATCTGCACCTGTACCAACTGTGGAAGACCCAACAGAAGACCATTGCTGACTCTGGCTTTGTACTAAAAG AAGTGGAGCTGTTTGCCAAAAAGAACCCCAAGCAGATGCTGCGCCGACTAGAGGTCTTCCTGAAAGAGAGGCGGGCAGGTGGAATCCCCCGTGGGACGTCGCCAGACCCTCAGGCCCAACAGCACTCTCCTAGCCTGGGCGAACGCAGGGCCAGAGCCGGGACGGGACAGGGAAGCAAGGGAAAGGAGATGCACTTCACAGGAGTGTGTGATCTACCGCCAGACATGGAGGGAGAGGCCAGACTCATCTAA